tgcaacatacgcgatacgcgtcagattttatttgcagcaaaatggatgttagcacggacaacaacctacatccatttctcgagagatggatgtgggttgttgtccgtgctaacatccacactgtttttaacggcgggttgcaaaatggatgtgacacgtagttcccattctgaccagaatagatgtgcgtcactagtgtacgggagtttcgaagggttataggaaaaaggccgccgtggccgctcttaGGTTCCTCTCTGGTATAATAAAACAACGCAATGTCATGTCATAttccatctctctcttttttcctattttaccgGCAAAATGTGACAGTTTCAATTTTCTGCTATTTAACTGTTGGAGGCGCGCGCTATGTTGAAAACAGCGGGAAATAGCCAAGTAGCAGTTCATAGCTATATAGTCAAAGAGaagtatttataaaactttaatctaacaaacaaaagatttaataatacttacaagatttgttaaaaaaatttcttatatttctcttatatttttatatataataatataattataaatataatagttataaatgtaataataatgtaattatgcactatatattatatttttatttcttgtttttttaatggtactacgattctttttattaatcagAATGATTAGTAAAAAGaatcgtatttttttaattattttgtgtaaaataaaataattgaaaaaaagtcCGGAGCATTCTAAAAGAACGTTCTAAAAATACCATATGCTGTCtggatttatgtaaaaaataatacattatgtcaatttatatcaaaatattaatataagatttagatgtattttaaataatattaaagcatAAAAAGTGTGAAAGttcaataaaatgatatataaactttaattttcttttatatctttttataccCGCTTTACATGTCATATTAAAAcactttcaaatataaaatacggtgtttatatacatatattttttaccactctcggatattaataaaaaatgaaatattttttaataacgttacCTACAGCTGTCTTATTATCgtaaattttagtaatattatttataattatgttattaatattctttaattatacgaaataaatagaaacaaacattttatttgactcatttttttaatatcttgctTATTCTTGCACTCTCaccaataaattataaacagaatATGATGTTTTAAGTAACTgaaatgttagaaaataattaaaatgattatttataactaataatataatataatattataaataagttatttaatatttgcaagcTAAATATAATgtccaaatttaattattatgtcacaatttaaaaaaaataatgaaaaagaagaCAAAAGCGATTTCGCTGATATTCATGATATTGTAACACGGGAAACAAATCTTTTCTTCTAAATTAATCCACACAAAATATCAACTTTTacctttaaaatgtattttaatttataacaatgactttttattttttaaatatatgtattataatatttagaatataaaatattatatatatatatatatatatatatatatatatatatatatataacaataatttaaatattgcttcTTTTGCATATAATATACAGTCTACACTGTTCAACACAGTTTGATCTTCTTTACGTCATGAGTGAATAATCATTTTTAcacagttttgagaaaaatactGTCAAAAGTAAACTGTCAAAATCgtcgtttttttaaaaattttgacataataacaaaatttagacAACAAATGGTgttctacaaacaaaaatatattaaaaataactataattattaaaaaaaattttagaactaCATTTTGTagtcttaaataatttatataagcaTGAAATAAActacttataaatatatgataacATTTCTAACTTATTGCATTgctacttaaatttaattaaagttagaaGCAATAGACGTTTATTAAATGATACaagttaattgtttaatttaaataaaattttatcaggcttaaaataaaatttttatactaaccCCTACAAAAGAATTCAAATCTATagtcaaaatatatatagtagAAATTTCAATTGGTATCATTGAACGCTTCATAATCATCAAAAAGCTCTTTTTAATGCTATTGTCTAGAATTGGCCACTCCATTTGGAAAATATTATCCATTAATTGAAGACTCTgtagaatattatgtaaaatatataaaacattttttatttacagtttataacaatttgttttattagagATACCTTTGATTTGACTTTGTTTCCAAaccaacaatatataaatatttgtgtcaGCATACAACTTGTGTACATAATTAATGGAACATGATTTGCACTTAAAGTCGACTTGGTCAATTGATACAAATTGGAACAAATTACCATTGTACTTGCCATAAACTGAAATCCGACTATTTTCGTAAATCTCATATTCACTACTTGTGCATATctgtaacaaaattttagagaatctttgtgatatttatacgtatacatacattattattgtttctgccatcataaataataaataaattccaTTATTACTTGTTGTAgtattatatgaataataaaataaattgtaaaacatGTGTAAATCAGATTAACAAATTAACACATTAATAAAATGGTagtaagaatatatatatatatatataacgtcaCAGTAAAAGAAAACGTCAGTAATGTGTTTTGATGATTGTATAAAGTCTCTAATTATTAACTTAATCTGAAATATGAGACACTTTTTTATTGTAatcttaaaaagtaaaaatgtaaaaagtagagaaaataacatgtttctattataattttgctaaataatAGACATAATAGCAGGACTATATATAAATGCTAaacaatgtatatttttctaatgttaATATGGTAACTAACTCTAAAATTCGATTGTGATGGCGCACGCAGTATCCCAGAGTAAATTGattgcttaaaatattttttaaacgatgttccaaaatatcaatttgacaACATATATGCATTAAAAGTCCACATAGAAGAGCATCGCAAGCTACATTCACACTAGCAACGTGGAAGGTACATATCATTTGCTGAGCATATGTCAAACAATAAGGAATGTAAGACGAATAATCATATGGTAGCCATTCTCTATAAGTCAACTTTTTATGCCTAAAATCAGTGAACAGTGACACCAAGGCGATGAATGAACATGTTGTTCCGATTAAACTTGAATAACGTAACGTATTGTTCCTAGAAAATATTGAAGAGATTATtgtatctattattattattattattattattattattattattattattattattattattattattattattatatataattatatatatacatatatatatatatatatatatatatatatatatatgtgtgtgtgtgtgtgtgtgtttattctttattataaacaatatagcTGTTTAATAGAATACTATTTAATAGAGTAAGTTGTCAATAACGACATAAATCTTTTAAAGCGCCTTATTATttcttaagaaaatattattttgttaatagaggAAAAAAGGGAGTAATGAAATActatttcgtttattttaaatttaactcaataaatattaacacaataCAATTCTTATCTCTGCTAACACTAGTTTGTTAGCAatagagttctaccaatcaCTCTGTAGGTGGAAGTTTATCAGGTATATCCaacgaacgtaatttatattaattaattgtcacaaaacaaggttttataaacattttataaaatgtactttacttaaaaaaaaatttttttaatcatttctttgCTGTTAATTAGCATTAGAATTATGCAACATTCATTATAGGGTTGTAAATTTGCCAGAGTGGTCTTATgctcattataaaaataattcacaaCCATCTAACGTTATATTATGtagtatagaataaaataaaataaatatctaacaaAATAACGGTACAAAATTAAGagttattatattaagaaatatatgtatatttaccgTATTATTCTATCATATTGCTGTCGTATTTCCACCTCACCCAAATTTAATGGTTTAAATGGCTCTTCAGTAAGACAATTAATTAACGCTGCAATTTTCTGATAATTGAACCATACAATAAACAGCTTATAACATGCAGCAGACGAAGTCGTCACCATATTTAAAGTATCAGTAAAGTCATTAGGATTGTCAACATTTAAAACGATGTCCATAAATTGTGCCATTGAGAAGAAATATATCATACTAATTACATATAatctgtaaatattataaactctCCGTTTGAACGGAGATGTCCATGAAAGTGGTCGAAAACATCCAGAGAACATAAAGATTGCAAGCGTCAATTTCAAAACATGCATTATTAACTTTCTCGtttaattaaagagaaaatgtaCGTGTACAACTGTATTTGACTATATAACGTGTGTTACcgattttattattgtttgataaaaatttttaaatagtattcACAACAAcacgtatttaattttaaataaaatttctatattacaCAGTAAGAAGTATTAAGCAACATTATTTCAAGAAGG
The window above is part of the Solenopsis invicta isolate M01_SB chromosome 8, UNIL_Sinv_3.0, whole genome shotgun sequence genome. Proteins encoded here:
- the LOC105206391 gene encoding odorant receptor 46a, with protein sequence MHVLKLTLAIFMFSGCFRPLSWTSPFKRRVYNIYRLYVISMIYFFSMAQFMDIVLNVDNPNDFTDTLNMVTTSSAACYKLFIVWFNYQKIAALINCLTEEPFKPLNLGEVEIRQQYDRIIRNNTLRYSSLIGTTCSFIALVSLFTDFRHKKLTYREWLPYDYSSYIPYCLTYAQQMICTFHVASVNVACDALLCGLLMHICCQIDILEHRLKNILSNQFTLGYCVRHHNRILEYAQVVNMRFTKIVGFQFMASTMVICSNLYQLTKSTLSANHVPLIMYTSCMLTQIFIYCWFGNKVKSKSLQLMDNIFQMEWPILDNSIKKSFLMIMKRSMIPIEISTIYILTIDLNSFVGLLKTSYSVYNLLVRVQE